In Treponema primitia ZAS-2, a genomic segment contains:
- a CDS encoding iron-containing alcohol dehydrogenase family protein — translation MNINFFMPTRIIMGEDCIYNNRAVLQSLGKKALIMCGKNSAKNNGSLADIVKALEANGQQYFLHDKVMSNPTLDCVYEAAEAIKREGCDFVAALGGGSPMDASKAAACLALNWVDKSAFFGTSFNTALPIVAVPTTAGTGSEVTPYAIITNDQAQTKTNIGSPALFPRYAFLDAKYMLGLSREITINTAVDALSHAVEGILSVKASPITDTLARESIAVVSGSFPTLLGNGEISLELRQKLLYGATLGGMVIAHTGTTAVHSIGYSLTYYNHIDHGRANGLVFAEFLRVIEAKEKSSPIRRIPGILSAMGLKSIDEFDKTLSSLIGKKEKFGLPELEKYAEQAMQAKNIANCIIKLDKGELLEILKKSIG, via the coding sequence ATGAACATTAATTTCTTTATGCCCACCAGGATCATCATGGGGGAGGATTGTATTTACAATAACCGGGCGGTCCTTCAAAGTCTGGGAAAGAAAGCCCTGATTATGTGCGGTAAAAACTCCGCCAAGAACAACGGTTCCCTGGCGGACATCGTAAAAGCCCTGGAAGCAAACGGGCAACAGTACTTTTTGCACGATAAGGTAATGAGCAACCCCACCCTGGACTGTGTCTATGAGGCGGCGGAGGCCATCAAGCGGGAAGGCTGCGACTTTGTGGCGGCCTTGGGCGGCGGTTCTCCTATGGACGCCTCCAAGGCTGCCGCCTGTCTTGCCCTGAACTGGGTGGACAAGTCCGCCTTCTTCGGGACCAGCTTTAACACCGCCCTGCCCATAGTGGCGGTTCCCACCACCGCCGGTACGGGCTCGGAAGTAACTCCCTATGCCATCATCACCAACGACCAGGCTCAAACCAAAACCAACATCGGCAGCCCGGCCCTATTTCCCCGCTATGCCTTCCTGGATGCAAAATACATGCTCGGCCTCAGCAGGGAGATCACCATCAATACCGCCGTGGACGCCCTCTCTCATGCGGTGGAGGGAATACTTTCTGTAAAAGCCTCACCCATCACCGACACCCTGGCAAGAGAGAGCATTGCTGTCGTCTCCGGCAGCTTCCCGACCCTATTGGGCAACGGGGAAATCAGCCTGGAGCTGCGACAAAAACTCCTCTACGGCGCCACCCTTGGGGGCATGGTTATCGCCCACACCGGGACCACTGCGGTGCACTCCATAGGCTACTCCCTCACCTATTACAACCACATTGACCATGGCAGGGCCAACGGCCTTGTCTTTGCCGAATTCCTCAGGGTCATTGAAGCAAAGGAGAAAAGTAGCCCCATCCGGCGTATTCCGGGCATCCTCTCCGCCATGGGCTTGAAATCCATCGATGAATTCGATAAAACATTAAGCAGCCTGATAGGTAAAAAGGAAAAGTTTGGGCTCCCTGAATTGGAAAAGTACGCAGAACAAGCAATGCAGGCGAAAAATATCGCTAATTGTATTATCAAGCTTGATAAGGGAGAACTTCTGGAAATATTAAAGAAATCCATCGGGTAA
- a CDS encoding pyridoxal-phosphate dependent enzyme, translated as MRYYSTRSRSDPVNFATAALTGLAPDGGLFIPEEIPVYSEKVKRSLGTMDFHDIAFETITPYVHPEIPASVLEDLVHSAYPFPAPLVPVGDRLVLELFHGPTAAFKDFGARFMARAFSYLRRGEDKPLRILVATSGDTGGAVADGFYGVEGISVTVLYPKGRVTPLQERQIAGLGGNISALAVEGSFDDCQGLVKAALSDEGLKKRLTLSSANSINVARLIPQAVYYSAAAGKALAGKTDPDGEATPRLPGKSASPGAAHGVKAGTPLTICVPSGNFGNLTAGLYALKMGAPIAGFIAATNINKAVPDYLDTGEYNARQSQATISNAMDVGAPSNFERMKSHWPLEELRRMIRGVHINDEDTRKTIVAVHEANGYFLDPHGAVGWRAADILDKGSEPVKGPLAVLATAHPAKFAETVEPLTGPVPAPASIQSALGRTVSARVIPAELSAFMDSL; from the coding sequence ATGCGCTATTACAGCACCAGGAGCCGGTCCGATCCGGTTAACTTTGCTACTGCGGCCTTAACGGGCCTGGCTCCGGATGGGGGGCTCTTCATACCCGAAGAAATCCCCGTGTATTCAGAAAAGGTAAAGCGTTCCCTGGGGACCATGGATTTCCACGACATAGCCTTTGAAACCATCACCCCTTATGTACACCCGGAAATACCCGCCTCGGTGCTGGAAGACCTTGTCCACTCCGCCTACCCCTTTCCTGCCCCCCTGGTTCCTGTAGGTGACCGGCTAGTGCTGGAACTTTTCCACGGCCCCACCGCCGCCTTTAAGGACTTCGGCGCCCGCTTCATGGCCCGCGCTTTTTCCTACCTTCGTCGCGGCGAAGATAAGCCGCTACGGATACTGGTTGCCACCTCCGGCGATACCGGGGGCGCAGTGGCCGACGGCTTCTACGGAGTAGAGGGCATCTCAGTAACCGTGCTCTACCCCAAAGGCCGGGTAACCCCTTTGCAGGAACGGCAGATCGCCGGCCTTGGAGGGAACATCAGCGCCCTGGCAGTGGAAGGCAGCTTCGACGACTGTCAGGGCTTGGTCAAAGCCGCCCTGAGCGACGAAGGCCTGAAAAAACGGCTAACCCTTTCCTCAGCCAACTCAATCAACGTAGCCCGGCTCATACCCCAGGCAGTCTACTACAGCGCCGCCGCCGGAAAAGCCCTGGCCGGTAAAACCGACCCCGATGGTGAAGCCACCCCCCGGCTGCCCGGCAAAAGCGCCTCCCCCGGCGCGGCCCATGGCGTCAAAGCCGGGACGCCCCTCACCATTTGTGTCCCCAGCGGCAACTTCGGGAACCTCACCGCAGGCCTCTACGCCCTGAAAATGGGCGCCCCCATCGCCGGCTTCATTGCCGCCACCAACATCAATAAAGCTGTCCCCGATTACCTTGACACCGGCGAGTACAATGCCCGTCAATCCCAAGCCACCATTTCCAACGCCATGGACGTAGGCGCCCCCAGCAACTTTGAGCGCATGAAAAGCCACTGGCCCCTGGAAGAACTGCGGCGCATGATCCGCGGCGTCCATATAAACGATGAGGACACCCGGAAAACCATAGTTGCCGTCCACGAAGCAAACGGCTACTTTCTCGATCCCCACGGCGCCGTAGGCTGGCGGGCCGCAGATATCCTGGACAAAGGCTCGGAGCCAGTCAAAGGCCCACTAGCGGTACTCGCTACCGCCCACCCGGCGAAATTCGCAGAAACCGTGGAACCCCTGACCGGCCCCGTTCCTGCGCCGGCGTCCATACAGAGCGCCCTGGGTCGCACCGTTTCTGCGCGGGTAATACCGGCAGAGCTTTCGGCGTTTATGGACAGCTTGTAG
- a CDS encoding formylglycine-generating enzyme family protein translates to MKPIINKIALVLFFSISSEIFPFEASGLDDAWVRINGGTFMMGSPSSDADRDSDEVQHQVTVSSFYMAQYEVTQQEYEEVMGTNPSTLKGRRLPVESVSWFDAVEYCNKRSQREGLTLAYTINGSGDSRTVTWNRNANGYRLPTEAEWEYACRAGTTTPYSSGSSIDNTAWYSSNSERKPHPIGEKGANPWGLYDMHGNVWEWCWDWYGTYPSGSQTDPAGASSGSYRVRRGGGWSIVAQFVRSAFRRSNVPSFRYRTLGFRLVRS, encoded by the coding sequence TTGAAGCCTATAATCAATAAAATAGCATTGGTTCTCTTTTTCTCTATCTCAAGCGAGATATTTCCGTTTGAGGCATCCGGTTTAGACGACGCCTGGGTGCGGATCAACGGCGGGACCTTTATGATGGGGAGCCCCTCATCCGATGCGGATAGGGATAGCGATGAGGTGCAGCATCAGGTGACGGTGAGTTCGTTTTATATGGCCCAGTACGAAGTAACCCAACAAGAATATGAGGAAGTGATGGGGACGAACCCCAGCACTTTAAAAGGGCGGAGGCTGCCGGTGGAGAGCGTGAGTTGGTTTGATGCCGTGGAGTACTGCAACAAGCGGAGCCAGCGGGAGGGATTGACTCTGGCTTACACTATAAACGGGAGCGGGGACAGCCGGACGGTAACATGGAACCGGAACGCCAATGGGTATCGCTTGCCGACGGAGGCGGAATGGGAATATGCCTGCCGAGCGGGGACGACGACACCCTATTCCAGCGGAAGTTCTATAGACAATACTGCATGGTATTCCAGCAATAGCGAAAGAAAGCCCCACCCGATAGGGGAGAAGGGGGCGAACCCTTGGGGTCTGTATGACATGCATGGGAACGTATGGGAGTGGTGCTGGGACTGGTACGGAACATACCCCAGCGGGTCCCAGACAGATCCTGCCGGCGCGTCCTCGGGCTCTTACCGCGTTAGGCGCGGCGGGGGCTGGAGCATTGTTGCTCAGTTCGTCCGGTCAGCCTTCCGTCGCAGCAACGTTCCATCGTTCCGGTACCGCACTCTGGGCTTCCGCCTCGTACGTTCCTAA
- a CDS encoding phosphatase PAP2 family protein, translating into MKKYALILLCLLCSHYYSFSESIYTWDLKKDIIIGSFSLSVFLPPLFIDASPGNTIQKDDINAVDKSLMFKYNKNLDTISTWAAYGTLVIPGLSLLGNIKDYNAWLSYGTMYAEAFLLTYGTKDILKTAIARNRPYTYFGGIPKGEEEDYYNSFPSGHTSFAFLGATFLSTTFYHEYPDSKWKVPVIIGSYAAATGIASMRILSGNHFITDVIAGAVIGSLYGWLIPTLHLRAREGLNTNVEIIPIGNGIIATMSF; encoded by the coding sequence ATGAAAAAATATGCCCTAATACTATTGTGCCTGTTATGCTCACATTATTATTCATTTTCTGAAAGCATTTACACCTGGGACCTAAAAAAAGACATCATCATCGGAAGTTTTTCCTTAAGCGTATTTCTTCCGCCACTCTTTATAGATGCATCACCGGGTAATACAATACAAAAAGATGATATCAATGCAGTGGATAAAAGCTTAATGTTTAAATATAACAAAAATTTAGATACTATAAGCACATGGGCTGCCTATGGAACACTTGTCATACCCGGATTATCCCTGCTTGGAAATATAAAAGACTATAATGCATGGCTTAGTTATGGCACCATGTATGCAGAAGCATTTTTACTGACCTATGGTACAAAAGACATACTAAAAACCGCAATAGCAAGAAACCGGCCATATACCTATTTTGGGGGAATCCCTAAGGGGGAAGAAGAGGATTATTATAACAGTTTCCCATCAGGCCATACCTCTTTCGCATTTCTTGGGGCAACTTTTCTGAGTACCACATTTTATCATGAATACCCCGACTCAAAATGGAAGGTGCCCGTGATAATAGGGAGCTATGCCGCAGCAACGGGAATTGCAAGCATGCGAATACTATCAGGGAATCATTTTATTACTGATGTAATCGCAGGAGCTGTTATTGGTTCATTATACGGATGGTTAATACCAACCCTCCACTTACGGGCCAGGGAAGGGTTAAATACTAATGTAGAAATTATTCCGATTGGTAACGGAATAATTGCAACGATGTCATTTTAG